One window from the genome of Macaca fascicularis isolate 582-1 chromosome 7, T2T-MFA8v1.1 encodes:
- the LOC102137536 gene encoding small ribosomal subunit protein eS1-like: MFTPFGSLTMAVGKNKRLTKGGKTGAKKKVVDPFSKKDWYDVKAPAMFNIRNTGKTLVTRTQGTKIASDGLKGRVFEVSLADLQNDEVAFRKFKLMAGRSGSSL, from the coding sequence ATGTTCACGCCTTTCGGCTCTCTGACCATGGCGGTTGGCAAGAACAAGCGCCTTACGAAAGGCGGCAAAACGGGAGCCAAGAAGAAAGTGGTTGATccattttctaagaaagattgGTATGATGTGAAAGCACCTGCTATGTTCAATATAAGAAATACTGGAAAGACGCTCGTCACCAGGACCCAAGGAACCAAAATTGCATCTGATGGTCTCAAGGGTCGTGTGTTTGAAGTGAGTCTTGCTGATTTGCAGAATGATGAAGTTGCATTTAGAAAATTCAAGctgatggccgggcgcagtggctcaagcctgtaa